A window of the Cicer arietinum cultivar CDC Frontier isolate Library 1 chromosome 6, Cicar.CDCFrontier_v2.0, whole genome shotgun sequence genome harbors these coding sequences:
- the LOC101514388 gene encoding protein TOC75, chloroplastic yields the protein MSSSFITSNRLTPTLSPPPHPLRRRNNRISRPSSFKCHLSSSDDHTDSSNSSSLFKTLSTTLAVSSAASALFLTDSLHFLIPDLSGGNANGGLGGSGGGSSSGGGGGGGGNWFNGDEGSFWSRILSPSRAIADEPKSQDWDSHELPVNITVQLNKLSGFKRYKISEITFFDRKTKRKIGTEDSFLDMVSLKPGGVYTKAQLQKELESLASCGMFEKVDMEGKTNADGSMSLTISFAESMWEKAERFRCINVGLMGQSKPVEMDPDMTEREKLEFFRRQEREYKRRIDTSRPCLLAPQVYWEIKEMLSKQGRVSARLLQRIRDRVQKWYHDEGYACAQVVNFGNLNTREVVCEVVEGDITQLSIQFLDKLGNVVEGNTEVPVVQRELPRQLEPGHIFNIEAGKQALRNINSLALFSNIEVNPRPDEKNEGSIIVEIKVKELEQKSAEVSTEWSIVPGRGGRPTLASLQPGGTITFEHRNLQGLNRSLTGSVTTSNFWNPQDDLAFKMEYAHPYLDGVHNPRNRTLRVNCFNSRKLSPVFTGGPGVDEVPSIWVDRAGVKTNITENFSRQSKFTYGLVMEEIITRDETNNICSNGQRVLPNGGISADGPPTTLSGTGIDRMAFLQANITRDNTRFVNGAIIGSRNMFQVDQGLGVGSNFPFFNRHQLTVTRFFQLKSVEEGAGKPPPPVLVLHGHYGGCVGDLPSYDAFTLGGPYSVRGYNMGEIGAARNILELAAEVRVPVKGTHVYAFAEHGTDLGSSKYVKGNPTEVYRRMGQGSSYGVGMKLGLVRAEYAVDHNSGTGAIFFRFGERF from the exons ATGTCTTCTTCCTTTATTACTTCCAATCGCTTAACCCCTACCCTATCACCCCCTCCCCATCCCCTTCGTCGCCGCAATAATCGTATCTCTCGTCCTTCTTCCTTCAAATGTCATCTCTCTTCTTCCGACGACCACACTGATTCCTCCAACTCATCATCCCTTTTCAAAACCCTCTCCACCACCCTCGCCGTCTCATCCGCCGCATCCGCTCTTTTTCTCACCGATTCTCTCCATTTCCTCATCCCCGATTTATCCGGTGGCAATGCCAACGGAGGTCTTGGTGGAAGTGGTGGTGGATCCTCCTCCGGCGGCGGCGGCGGAGGAGGAGGTAACTGGTTTAACGGCGACGAAGGATCCTTCTGGTCAAGAATTCTCTCTCCATCAAGAGCCATCGCTGACGAACCTAAATCACAAGATTGGGATTCACACGAACTTCCGGTGAACATCACTGTTCAACTTAACAAACTGAGCGGGTTTAAGAGATACAAAATCTCAGAAATCACATTCTTCGATCGGAAAACGAAGAGGAAAATCGGAACCGAAGATTCGTTTCTAGACATGGTGTCTCTTAAACCTGGTGGAGTTTACACTAAAGCTCAGCTTCAGAAGGAGCTAGAAAGCTTAGCTTCTTGTGGAATGTTCGAGAAGGTTGACATGGAAGGGAAAACCAATGCAGATGGGTCAATGTCGTTGACGATTTCGTTTGCCGAGAGTATGTGGGAGAAAGCAGAACGGTTCAGATGTATCAATGTGGGTTTAATGGGTCAATCTAAACCGGTTGAGATGGACCCTGATATGACTGAAAGGGAGAAGCTTGAATTTTTTAGAAGACAGGAGAGGGAATATAAGAGGAGAATCGATACTTCCAGACCTTGTCTTTTGGCTCCTCAGGTTTATTGGGAGATTAAGGAGATGTTGTCTAAACAAGGTAGGGTTAGTGCTAGGTTGTTGCAGAGGATAAGGGACCGTGTTCAGAAGTGGTATCATGATGAAGGTTATGCTTGTGCTCAGGTTGTTAATTTTGGTAACCTTAATACACGTGAGGTTGTTTGCGAGGTTGTTGAAGGGGATATTACTCAGTTGTCTATTCAGTTTTTGGATAAACTTGGTAATGTTGTTGAAGGGAATACTGAAGTCCCTGTTGTTCAAAGAGAACTTCCTAGACAG CTTGAACCGGGTCATATTTTTAACATTGAAGCTGGGAAGCAAGCTTTGAGGAACATAAATTCCCTTGCTTTGTTTTCCAACATTGAGGTGAATCCAAGGCCCGATGAGAAGAATGAGGGAAGTATAATTGTTGAAATTAAGGTCAAAGAGTTGGAGCAGAAGTCGGCTGAAGTTAGTACTGAGTGGAGTATTGTTCCTGGGCGAGGAGGGCGTCCAACATTG GCTTCCCTGCAGCCGGGAGGGACTATTACTTTTGAACATCGGAATCTGCAAGGATTGAATAGATCTCTTACTGGTTCAGTGACAACTAGCAACTTCTGGAATCCTCAG GATGATCTTGCATTTAAAATGGAGTATGCACATCCGTATTTGGATGGTGTACATAATCCACGCAACCGAACTCTCCGTGTAAACTGTTTCAATAGCCGAAAACTGAGCCCGGTGTTCACTGGGGGGCCAGGGGTGGATGAAGTGCCCTCAATATGGGTTGACCGTGCTGGTGTTAAAACCAATATCACTGAG AATTTTTCTCGTCAGAGTAAATTCACTTATGGATTAGTAATGGAAGAGATAATAACACGCGATGAAACCAATAATATCTGTTCCAATGGTCAAAGAGTTTTGCCTAATGGAGGAATTAGTGCAGATGGACCTCCAACCACCCTAAGTGGTACCGGTATCGATAGGATGGCGTTTTTACAGGCAAATATTACGCGGGATAACACAAGGTTTGTAAATGGAGCTATCATTGGAAGTAGGAACATGTTCCAG GTAGATCAAGGACTTGGTGTTGGCAGCAATTTCCCATTCTTTAACCGTCACCAATTAACCGTGACACGGTTTTTCCAACTGAAGTCTGTTGAGGAAGGTGCTGGCAAACCACCGCCGCCAGTGCTTGTCCTCCATGGCCACTACGGTGGCTGCGTAGGCGACCTCCCAAGTTATGATGCTTTTACTCTTGGGGGTCCCTACTCTGTTAGGGGTTACAACATGGGTGAGATTGGAGCAGCCAGAAACATCCTTGAG CTGGCAGCTGAGGTACGAGTACCTGTCAAAGGTACACACGTGTACGCCTTTGCAGAACACGGCACTGATCTAGGAAGTTCAAAATATGT